Proteins encoded within one genomic window of Arachis ipaensis cultivar K30076 chromosome B08, Araip1.1, whole genome shotgun sequence:
- the LOC107613899 gene encoding probable protein phosphatase 2C 52, giving the protein MLVNSMWREAFMKAYKAMDKELRSHPNLDCFCSGSTAVTIVKQGSNLFMSNIGDSRAIMGSKDSNDSMVAIQLTIDLKPDLPKEAERIKRCKGRVFALQDEPEVPRVWLPFDDAPGLAMARAFGDFCLKDYGVISIPEFSYRLLTDKDEFIVLASDGVWDVLSNEEVVEIVSTALTRASTARVLVDSAAREWKLKYPTSKMDDCAVVCLFLDGKMDVEFDCDEQCYSSATIQSNHSGNPVESDNGQTAEPSLQRNFTV; this is encoded by the exons CCATGTGGAGAGAAGCTTTCATGAAGGCGTATAAGGCCATGGACAAAGAGCTGAGGTCTCATCCGAATCTGGATTGTTTCTGTAGTGGGAGCACGGCTGTAACCATAGTGAAGCAG GGATCAAATCTGTTCATGAGCAACATAGGGGATTCCCGAGCAATCATGGGATCCAAGGACAGCAATGACTCCATGGTGGCAATTCAGTTGACAATTGATTTAAAACCTGATTTGCCAA AGGAAGCTGAAAGAATCAAAAGGTGCAAGGGCAGGGTATTTGCCTTGCAAGATGAACCAGAAGTTCCAAGGGTGTGGTTACCTTTTGATGATGCACCTGGATTAGCAATGGCTAGAGCATTTGGCGATTTTTGTTTGAAGGATTACGGTGTCATTTCTATACCAGAATTTTCTTACCGGCTTCTTACAGACAAAGACGAGTTCATTGTTCTTGCCTCGGATGGA GTCTGGGATGTGTTAAGCAATGAAGAAGTGGTTGAGATAGTATCCACGGCACTAACTCGAGCATCAACAGCAAGGGTtctagtggattctgcagcccgAGAGTGGAAACTCAAGTATCCCACGTCAAAGATGGATGATTGTGCTGTTGTATGCCTTTTTTTGGATGGTAAAATGGATGTGGAATTTGATTGTGATGAGCAATGCTATTCTTCTGCAACAATCCAAAGCAACCATTCGGGTAATCCAGTTGAATCCGATAATGGTCAAACGGCCGAGCCTTCTTTGCAAAGGAACTTCACTGTATGA